One Streptomyces sp. NBC_01237 genomic region harbors:
- a CDS encoding sensor histidine kinase yields the protein MTRTEYRWLLPSAMAEPELPDDRARSRRTVRDWAVDIAAFLCAAFFGMLVVGAIDADHTTPDMVVFVDSLIGAAACCALWVRRRWPVGLAVAMIAVGIVEPVAAGALLVALFSLAVHRPFRPTAVVGALALAVAPLQPYLRPDPETSYLASTVIGVLLTLLVLSWGMVVRSRRQLVVTLRERARRAEAEAELRAEQAQRLAREAIAREMHDVLAHRLTLLSVHAGALEFRPDAPPAEVGRAAGVIRDSAHEALQDLREIIGVLRAPGEGDESHRPQPTLVTLDALIAESRLAGMKVTLDNRVADPAAAPAATGRTVYRIAQECLTNARKHAPGAEVTVTVTGGPGEGLTIEVRNPAPTEPFERVPGSGQGLIGLTERATLTGGHLDHGPEADGGFAVRARLPWPAA from the coding sequence ATGACCCGCACCGAGTACCGCTGGCTGTTGCCGTCGGCGATGGCCGAACCAGAGCTGCCCGACGACCGGGCGCGCTCACGCCGCACCGTGCGGGACTGGGCCGTCGACATCGCGGCCTTCCTGTGCGCCGCGTTCTTCGGCATGCTCGTGGTCGGTGCGATCGACGCCGACCACACCACGCCGGACATGGTCGTCTTCGTGGACTCGCTGATCGGCGCGGCCGCGTGCTGCGCCCTCTGGGTGCGGCGGCGCTGGCCCGTCGGGCTGGCGGTGGCCATGATCGCCGTCGGCATCGTGGAGCCGGTCGCGGCGGGCGCCCTGCTGGTCGCCCTGTTCAGCCTGGCCGTGCACCGGCCGTTCAGACCCACCGCGGTCGTCGGCGCCCTCGCCCTCGCCGTGGCTCCGCTCCAGCCCTATCTGCGCCCGGACCCGGAGACCTCCTACCTCGCCTCGACGGTCATCGGCGTGCTGCTCACCCTGCTGGTGCTCAGCTGGGGCATGGTCGTACGGTCCAGGCGCCAGCTCGTCGTCACCCTGCGGGAACGGGCGCGCCGGGCGGAGGCCGAGGCCGAACTGCGCGCGGAACAGGCCCAGCGGCTGGCCCGCGAGGCCATCGCCCGCGAAATGCACGATGTCCTCGCCCACCGGCTGACCCTGCTCAGCGTGCACGCCGGAGCACTCGAATTCCGCCCCGACGCGCCCCCGGCCGAGGTCGGCCGGGCCGCCGGAGTCATCAGGGACAGCGCCCACGAGGCGCTCCAGGACCTCCGCGAGATCATCGGCGTACTCCGAGCGCCCGGGGAGGGCGACGAGAGCCACCGGCCGCAGCCCACCCTCGTCACCCTGGACGCCCTGATCGCCGAGTCCCGGCTGGCCGGAATGAAGGTCACCCTCGACAACCGTGTGGCCGACCCCGCCGCCGCCCCCGCTGCCACCGGCCGCACCGTCTACCGCATCGCGCAGGAGTGCCTCACCAACGCGCGCAAGCACGCGCCGGGCGCCGAGGTCACCGTCACCGTGACCGGCGGGCCGGGCGAGGGGCTCACGATCGAGGTCCGCAACCCGGCCCCCACCGAACCCTTCGAGCGGGTGCCCGGCTCGGGACAGGGGCTCATCGGACTCACCGAACGCGCCACCCTCACCGGTGGCCACCTGGACCACGGGCCCGAGGCCGACGGCGGGTTCGCCGTCCGCGCCCGACTGCCGTGGCCCGCCGCGTGA
- a CDS encoding response regulator transcription factor: MNTPMSPTPPVAQPVRLLIVDDDPLVRAGLTLMLGGADGIDIVGEGADGHEVAALVDRLRPDVVLMDIRMPGMDGLTATEELRRRPSAPEVVVLTTFHADEQVLRAIRAGAAGFVLKDTPPAQIVESVRRVAAGDPVLSPAVTRQLMARAAGGAPDDRGSRADRARRRFDDLAEREREVALAVGRGGSNAEIAGSLYLSVATVKTHVSRILAKLDLNNRVQIALLVHDAGLLDEDGGDGGGIR, encoded by the coding sequence ATGAACACCCCGATGTCTCCCACGCCCCCGGTGGCGCAACCGGTCCGGCTGCTCATCGTCGACGACGACCCGCTCGTCCGGGCAGGGCTCACGCTGATGCTCGGCGGCGCCGACGGCATCGACATCGTGGGAGAGGGCGCCGACGGCCACGAGGTCGCCGCACTGGTCGACCGGCTGCGCCCCGATGTGGTGCTGATGGACATCCGGATGCCCGGCATGGACGGGCTCACCGCGACCGAGGAGCTGCGCCGCCGTCCCTCGGCCCCTGAGGTCGTCGTCCTCACCACCTTCCACGCCGATGAGCAGGTGCTGCGGGCCATTCGCGCGGGAGCCGCAGGATTTGTCCTGAAAGACACCCCACCCGCGCAGATCGTCGAGTCGGTCCGGCGGGTGGCCGCCGGTGATCCGGTCCTCTCGCCCGCTGTCACACGGCAGTTGATGGCACGTGCCGCGGGCGGCGCACCGGACGACCGCGGCAGCCGTGCGGACCGGGCGCGCAGGCGCTTCGACGATCTGGCCGAGCGGGAACGGGAGGTCGCCCTCGCCGTCGGACGCGGCGGGTCCAACGCGGAGATCGCGGGTTCGCTGTATCTGAGCGTGGCCACCGTGAAGACGCACGTGTCCCGGATTCTCGCCAAACTCGACCTCAACAACCGTGTCCAGATCGCACTGTTGGTGCACGACGCCGGGCTGCTCGACGAGGACGGTGGGGACGGGGGCGGCATACGCTGA
- a CDS encoding cytochrome P450 family protein, whose protein sequence is MSVIDLRDVPDFVANPYPYYAKLRVEGPVHAIRTDQLERAWLIVGYDEGRAALADPRFNKDWRPTGRWPDGDSAISTNMLELDAPRHTRLRRLVAREFTSRRIEALRPRVEEITAELLDAMPATGSADLVDALAFPLPMTVICELLGVPDLDRDAFRLLSNGVVSPTPEQKEGDAVGAMGDYLVELIEDKRCSPGDDLMSALIRARDEGGDGLSPDELVGMAFLLLVAGHETTVNLISNGVRALLDHPAQLALLRADPGLIDGAIEETLRYDGPVETATLRFTREPVTIGSTVIPADEVVVVALGSGGRDPGRFPDPDTFDIRRDTQGHLAFGHGVHFCLGAPLARMEARIAIRALLERCPGLARDPDGGEPEWVPGLLLRGVRRLPVRW, encoded by the coding sequence ATGTCCGTGATCGATCTGCGTGATGTGCCGGACTTCGTGGCGAATCCGTATCCGTACTACGCGAAACTGCGCGTCGAGGGGCCCGTGCACGCCATTCGCACCGATCAACTCGAACGGGCGTGGCTGATCGTCGGGTACGACGAGGGCAGGGCGGCCCTCGCGGACCCGCGCTTCAACAAGGACTGGCGGCCGACGGGACGCTGGCCGGACGGGGACAGTGCGATCAGCACGAACATGCTGGAGCTGGACGCACCCCGGCACACCCGGCTGCGCAGGCTCGTCGCCCGTGAGTTCACCTCCCGGCGGATCGAGGCGCTGCGCCCGCGCGTCGAGGAGATCACCGCGGAACTGCTCGACGCGATGCCCGCCACCGGCAGCGCCGACCTCGTCGACGCGCTCGCCTTTCCGCTGCCGATGACCGTCATCTGCGAGCTGCTCGGTGTGCCGGACCTGGACCGCGACGCCTTTCGCCTGCTGTCGAACGGAGTCGTCTCCCCGACCCCGGAGCAGAAGGAGGGCGATGCGGTCGGCGCCATGGGCGACTACCTGGTCGAACTCATCGAGGACAAGCGATGCTCGCCGGGCGACGACCTGATGAGCGCGCTGATCCGGGCGCGCGACGAGGGCGGTGACGGGCTGTCTCCCGACGAACTGGTGGGCATGGCCTTCCTGTTGCTCGTCGCGGGCCACGAGACGACGGTCAATCTCATCTCCAACGGGGTACGGGCGCTGCTCGACCATCCGGCGCAACTGGCCCTGCTCCGGGCCGACCCCGGTCTGATCGACGGCGCGATCGAGGAGACGCTGCGCTACGACGGACCGGTGGAGACGGCCACGCTGCGGTTCACCCGCGAACCGGTGACGATCGGCTCCACCGTCATCCCGGCGGACGAAGTGGTGGTCGTGGCGCTGGGCTCCGGCGGCCGTGACCCCGGCCGCTTCCCGGACCCGGACACCTTCGACATCCGCCGCGACACCCAGGGACATCTGGCCTTCGGACACGGGGTGCACTTCTGCCTGGGTGCGCCGCTGGCCCGGATGGAGGCCCGGATCGCGATCCGGGCACTGCTGGAGCGCTGCCCCGGCCTCGCACGCGACCCGGACGGCGGGGAGCCCGAGTGGGTGCCCGGCCTGCTGCTGCGGGGTGTGCGGCGGCTGCCGGTGCGCTGGTGA
- a CDS encoding cytochrome P450 family protein — MTTEAMVDLAALGEDFVRDPYPVYARLRALGPVHRVRIPEGTPAWLVVGYDVGRELLADQRLSKQWQNASPALGVSKVSAGTTMLSSDAPDHTRLRKLVTREFTPRRMEALAPRIQEMTDELLDAMLASEGRSADLVEGLSFPLPMSVICELLGVPFLDRTVFREWSNLALSAAAAESRAHATAEMTAYLTRLLAGKREQPGDDLLSALIHTSDGDGDRLSGDELLGMAWLLLIAGHETTVGLITNGIHHLLAHPDQLMALRADFGLIDKAVEEILRFEGPVETPTYRFTTEPIEVGGTVIPGGGELVLVAMSDANRDPARYAEADRFDITRDARGHVAFGHGIHYCLGAPLARIEARIAIRSLLERCPDLRPAADPATLSWRTGMLMRGPLTLPVAW, encoded by the coding sequence TTGACCACCGAAGCCATGGTCGACCTCGCCGCACTCGGCGAGGACTTCGTTCGCGACCCCTACCCCGTGTACGCGCGACTGCGGGCCCTGGGACCCGTCCACCGGGTCCGCATTCCCGAGGGCACTCCTGCCTGGCTCGTCGTCGGCTACGACGTGGGGCGTGAACTCCTCGCCGACCAGCGCCTGTCCAAGCAGTGGCAGAACGCCTCGCCCGCGCTGGGCGTGTCCAAGGTCTCCGCCGGTACGACCATGCTCAGCAGCGACGCGCCCGACCACACCCGGCTGAGAAAGCTGGTGACCAGGGAGTTCACCCCGCGCCGCATGGAAGCACTCGCGCCGCGTATCCAGGAGATGACGGACGAGCTCCTGGACGCGATGCTCGCATCGGAGGGCCGGAGCGCCGACCTCGTGGAGGGGCTGTCCTTCCCGCTGCCGATGTCCGTCATCTGCGAACTGCTGGGGGTGCCGTTCCTGGACCGGACGGTGTTCCGGGAGTGGTCCAACCTCGCCCTCTCGGCCGCCGCGGCCGAGTCCCGCGCCCACGCGACGGCGGAGATGACCGCCTACTTGACCCGGCTCCTGGCCGGCAAGCGCGAGCAGCCGGGCGACGACCTGCTCAGCGCGCTGATCCACACATCGGACGGCGACGGCGACCGGCTCTCCGGCGACGAGCTGTTGGGCATGGCCTGGCTGCTGCTCATCGCGGGACACGAGACCACCGTCGGCCTCATCACCAACGGCATACACCATCTGCTCGCCCATCCGGATCAACTGATGGCTCTGCGCGCGGACTTCGGCCTCATCGACAAGGCCGTCGAGGAGATCCTGCGCTTCGAGGGACCCGTCGAGACCCCCACGTACCGCTTCACCACCGAGCCGATCGAGGTCGGCGGCACGGTCATCCCGGGCGGCGGGGAGCTGGTCCTCGTGGCGATGTCGGACGCCAACCGCGACCCCGCCCGGTACGCGGAGGCGGACCGCTTCGACATCACGCGGGACGCCCGCGGCCATGTCGCGTTCGGCCATGGCATCCACTACTGCCTGGGTGCGCCGCTGGCCCGTATCGAGGCCCGGATCGCCATCAGGTCGCTGCTGGAGCGCTGCCCGGACCTGCGACCGGCCGCGGACCCGGCGACGCTGAGCTGGCGCACCGGGATGCTGATGCGGGGGCCGCTCACCCTGCCGGTGGCCTGGTGA
- a CDS encoding Gfo/Idh/MocA family protein, whose product MRIGLIGTGRIGSFHAETLSRHSAVDSLVVADADRDRAAGVAARTGAAAVAVDEMFASRADGGVDALVIASATSAHAGLIERAARAGLPSFCEKPIALDLPGTLGALAAVESAGSVLQLGFMRRFDAGFAAARAAVREGRLGRLHTVRTITSDAAPPPAAYLPLSGGLYRDCLVHDFDMLRWVTGREVSEVYAMGSDAGPAMFREAGDVDTAAVLLTLDDGTLATATATRCNGAGYDVRMELAGERDQLAVGLDDRTPLTSAEPQGPAAPPKPWPGFLERFAPAYEAELDAFLRVARGELANPCDGREALHALRIAEACEVSRRERRPVSLREIPGD is encoded by the coding sequence ATGCGCATCGGACTCATCGGAACGGGACGAATCGGCAGTTTCCATGCGGAGACGCTGAGCCGTCACTCCGCCGTGGACTCACTGGTGGTGGCGGACGCCGATCGGGACCGGGCGGCCGGGGTCGCCGCGCGGACCGGGGCCGCGGCCGTCGCGGTGGACGAGATGTTCGCCTCCCGCGCGGACGGCGGTGTGGACGCGCTGGTGATCGCCTCGGCGACCTCCGCCCACGCGGGTCTCATCGAGCGGGCCGCCCGCGCCGGGCTCCCCTCGTTCTGCGAGAAGCCGATCGCCCTCGATCTGCCCGGCACCCTGGGCGCCCTGGCGGCGGTCGAATCGGCGGGATCCGTACTCCAGCTGGGATTCATGCGGCGCTTCGACGCGGGGTTCGCCGCGGCCCGCGCCGCCGTACGGGAGGGGCGGCTCGGACGGTTGCACACCGTGCGCACGATCACCTCGGACGCGGCGCCGCCGCCCGCCGCCTACCTCCCGCTCTCCGGCGGCCTGTACCGGGACTGCCTGGTCCATGACTTCGACATGCTGCGGTGGGTGACGGGCCGCGAGGTGAGCGAGGTGTACGCCATGGGGTCGGACGCCGGGCCCGCGATGTTCCGCGAGGCGGGCGATGTCGACACGGCCGCGGTCCTGCTGACCCTGGACGACGGGACGCTCGCCACGGCCACGGCCACCCGGTGCAACGGCGCCGGATACGACGTACGGATGGAACTGGCGGGCGAACGCGATCAGCTCGCGGTCGGCCTCGACGACCGCACCCCGCTCACCTCGGCGGAACCGCAGGGCCCCGCCGCCCCGCCGAAGCCCTGGCCGGGTTTCCTGGAACGGTTCGCGCCGGCGTACGAGGCGGAGCTGGACGCGTTCCTCAGGGTGGCGCGGGGCGAGCTGGCCAATCCGTGCGACGGGCGGGAGGCGCTGCACGCGCTGCGGATCGCGGAGGCGTGCGAGGTGTCACGCCGCGAACGCCGGCCGGTGAGCCTGCGGGAGATCCCCGGGGACTGA
- a CDS encoding GntR family transcriptional regulator, with product MTERGTDQPLPLSVDRTSPVPLYFQLAQQLEAAVEQGRLAPGTLLGNEIELASRLGLSRPTVRQAIQSLVDKGLMVRRRGVGTQIVHSKVRRPLELSSLYDDLEAAGQRPATRVLRNTLEPAGAEVAAALGVPEGSEVHLVERLRYAHDEPVALLRNHLPPGLLALGTEQLEATGLYRMMRLSGITLHSARQSIGARAATEREAGELHEATGAPLLTMERTTFDDTGRTVEFGSHVYRAARYAFEFQLLVRS from the coding sequence GTGACCGAACGAGGAACCGACCAGCCGCTCCCGCTGAGCGTGGACCGCACCAGCCCGGTGCCGCTCTACTTCCAGCTGGCGCAACAGCTGGAGGCGGCCGTCGAACAGGGCCGGCTGGCCCCCGGCACCCTGCTCGGCAACGAGATCGAGCTCGCCTCCCGCCTCGGCCTGTCCCGGCCCACCGTGCGCCAGGCGATCCAGTCGCTGGTGGACAAGGGGCTGATGGTGCGCCGCCGGGGCGTCGGTACCCAGATCGTGCACAGCAAGGTCCGGCGCCCGCTGGAACTCAGCTCGCTCTACGACGACCTGGAGGCGGCCGGTCAGCGCCCCGCGACCCGCGTCCTGCGCAACACCCTCGAACCCGCCGGTGCCGAGGTCGCCGCCGCCCTCGGCGTCCCGGAGGGCAGCGAGGTCCACCTCGTCGAGCGGCTGCGGTACGCGCACGACGAGCCGGTGGCACTGCTGCGCAACCACCTGCCTCCGGGACTGCTCGCCCTCGGCACCGAGCAGTTGGAGGCCACCGGGCTGTACCGGATGATGCGCCTCTCGGGCATCACCCTGCACAGCGCCCGCCAGTCCATCGGCGCGCGCGCCGCCACCGAGCGGGAGGCCGGCGAACTCCACGAGGCGACGGGTGCGCCGCTGCTCACGATGGAGCGGACCACCTTCGACGACACGGGCCGCACGGTCGAGTTCGGCTCGCACGTCTACCGGGCGGCGCGGTACGCGTTCGAGTTCCAGCTGCTCGTACGCTCCTGA
- a CDS encoding sugar ABC transporter substrate-binding protein, translating into MRTTRTAAVLIAAVALTVAGCSGSGGKDSEGTSGGGGGGKAVSTPRMKIAMVTHSGEGDTFWDIVQNGAEQAAAKDNVAFLYSADKEGREQAQLVQAAIDQKVDGLIVTLAKPEALKAVVAKAVGAGIPVVTINSGARFSTEVGALGHIGQDETVAGEAVGSELNARGRKKAVCVIHEQGNVSLEERCAGVAETFGGTVENLNVEGTNMPAATSSIEAKLQADTGIDAIVTLGAPFAAASVKAKKGSGSTAEVDTFDLNAEVVGRLKAEEVGFAVDQQPYLQGYLAVDGLWLNRTNGNVVGGGRPVLTGPAIVTAKDVPELEKFTERGTR; encoded by the coding sequence TTGCGTACGACTCGCACGGCAGCAGTCCTGATCGCCGCAGTCGCCCTCACCGTCGCCGGATGCAGCGGCTCCGGCGGCAAGGACTCCGAGGGCACCTCCGGCGGCGGGGGAGGCGGCAAGGCGGTCTCCACGCCCCGGATGAAGATCGCGATGGTGACGCACTCGGGGGAGGGCGACACCTTCTGGGACATCGTCCAGAACGGTGCCGAACAGGCCGCGGCCAAGGACAACGTCGCATTCCTGTACTCCGCGGACAAGGAGGGCAGGGAACAGGCCCAGCTCGTCCAGGCCGCCATCGACCAGAAGGTCGACGGGCTGATCGTCACCCTCGCCAAACCCGAGGCGCTCAAGGCCGTCGTCGCCAAGGCCGTGGGAGCGGGCATCCCCGTCGTCACGATCAACTCCGGGGCACGGTTCTCCACCGAGGTCGGCGCACTGGGCCACATCGGGCAGGACGAGACCGTGGCGGGCGAGGCCGTCGGCAGCGAGCTGAACGCACGCGGCCGGAAGAAGGCCGTCTGCGTCATCCACGAACAGGGCAACGTCTCACTCGAAGAGCGCTGTGCCGGAGTCGCCGAGACCTTCGGCGGGACCGTCGAGAACCTCAACGTCGAAGGCACCAACATGCCCGCCGCCACCTCTTCCATCGAGGCCAAGCTCCAGGCGGACACGGGCATCGACGCGATCGTCACCCTCGGTGCCCCCTTCGCCGCCGCCTCCGTCAAGGCCAAGAAGGGCTCCGGTTCCACCGCGGAGGTCGACACCTTCGACCTCAACGCCGAAGTGGTCGGGCGCCTCAAGGCCGAGGAGGTCGGCTTCGCCGTCGACCAGCAGCCCTACCTCCAGGGCTATCTCGCCGTCGACGGACTGTGGCTCAACCGGACCAACGGAAATGTCGTCGGCGGAGGGAGGCCGGTGCTCACCGGACCGGCGATCGTCACCGCGAAGGACGTACCGGAGCTGGAGAAATTCACCGAGCGCGGCACCCGGTGA
- a CDS encoding sugar ABC transporter substrate-binding protein, with translation MARVRTGVRAMGAVLAAVLGASLVGCSSTGGKRAEERAAEAAEGRSAVSTPRWTFAMVTHSGDGDTFWDIVQKGSEQAAAKDNINFLYSHNDEAQQQAQLVQTAIDKKVDGLIVTLAKPDAMKAVVAKAVKAGIPVITVNSGSAESKAFGALTHIGQDESIAGEAVGDELDERGRKKALCILHEQGNVGHEQRCAGAKKSFAGTMQNLYVDGTNMPDVQASIEAKLQADRSIDAVVTLGAPFADAAVQAKATAGSKAEIDTFDLNAKVAAGLKEKKLGFAVDQQPYLQGYEAVDLLWLYRYNRNVLGGGLPVLTGPQVITSDDADALAAYTKRGTR, from the coding sequence GTGGCAAGGGTTCGGACAGGGGTACGCGCGATGGGCGCCGTGCTGGCAGCGGTGCTCGGCGCCTCCCTCGTGGGATGCAGCAGCACCGGTGGCAAGCGGGCGGAAGAACGCGCGGCTGAGGCCGCCGAGGGCCGGTCCGCGGTGTCCACACCCCGCTGGACCTTCGCCATGGTCACCCACTCGGGCGACGGCGACACCTTCTGGGACATCGTCCAGAAGGGCTCCGAGCAGGCGGCAGCCAAGGACAACATCAACTTCCTGTACTCGCACAACGACGAGGCGCAGCAGCAGGCCCAGCTCGTCCAGACCGCGATCGACAAGAAGGTCGACGGGCTGATCGTCACGCTCGCCAAGCCCGACGCCATGAAGGCCGTGGTGGCCAAGGCCGTCAAGGCCGGTATCCCGGTCATCACGGTGAACTCGGGCTCCGCGGAGTCCAAGGCGTTCGGCGCCCTCACCCACATCGGCCAGGACGAGTCCATCGCCGGTGAGGCGGTCGGCGACGAGCTGGACGAGCGGGGCCGCAAGAAGGCCCTGTGCATCCTGCACGAGCAGGGCAACGTCGGCCATGAGCAGCGCTGCGCGGGGGCGAAGAAGTCCTTCGCCGGCACGATGCAGAACCTGTACGTCGACGGCACCAACATGCCCGACGTCCAGGCGTCCATCGAGGCCAAGCTCCAGGCCGACAGGAGCATCGACGCGGTCGTCACCCTCGGCGCGCCGTTCGCCGACGCCGCCGTCCAGGCCAAGGCGACCGCGGGCAGCAAGGCGGAGATCGACACCTTCGACCTGAACGCCAAGGTCGCCGCCGGGCTCAAGGAGAAGAAGCTCGGCTTCGCCGTCGACCAGCAGCCCTACCTCCAGGGCTACGAGGCCGTCGACCTGCTCTGGCTCTACCGCTACAACCGCAATGTGCTCGGCGGCGGCCTGCCCGTCCTGACCGGCCCGCAGGTCATCACGTCCGACGATGCCGACGCGCTCGCCGCATACACGAAGCGGGGAACTCGATGA